The Elaeis guineensis isolate ETL-2024a chromosome 13, EG11, whole genome shotgun sequence genome includes a region encoding these proteins:
- the LOC105055852 gene encoding lecithin-cholesterol acyltransferase-like 1 — protein sequence MGVAAFMALLLSMCLSVRGSELHPLVVIPGSGGNQLEARLTEAYKPSNLVCCLSAVERRIEGWFRLWFDPTVLVAPLTRCFAERMTLYYHGDIDDYRNAPGVETRVPYFGSTQGLLYLDPNLKFITNYMATLVDSLEEIGYEDGHNLFGAPYDFRYGLSAEGHPSQVGTQYLQDLRQLIEAASAANGGKPVILLSHSLGGLFALQLLVRNPLTWRRKYIKHLVTLSAPWAGTVQEMLTFASGYTLGIPIVDPLLVRDEQRSSESNLWLLPSPTVFGKKPLVMAQNKTYSAYDIPQFLKDIGYNEGVIPYNTRILPMTERLMEAGVPVTCMVGTGIETPEVLFYGTEGFDVQPEMVYGDGDGTVNMVSLLALESEWADSARQVLKVIKLPGVSHASILKDGAALKEIIGEIRGINSVSLSSVL from the exons ATGGGAGTGGCGGCTTTCATGGCTCTGCTGCTGTCTATGTGCCTCTCCGTGAGAGGCAGCGAGCTTCACCCCTTGGTTGTGATACCTGGAAGCGGAGGCAACCAGCTGGAGGCCCGGCTAACTGAAGCCTACAAGCCCTCCAACCTTGTTTGCTGCCTCTCGGCAGTCGAAAGGAGGATAGAGGGATGGTTCAGGCTATGGTTCGACCCAACTGTATTGGTGGCCCCTCTCACCCGGTGCTTCGCCGAGAGGATGACACTCTACTACCATGGCGACATCGACGACTACCGGAACGCCCCCGGCGTCGAGACCCGAGTCCCATACTTCGGTTCTACTCAGGGGCTTCTCTACCTTGACCCTAATCTTAA GTTTATCACCAACTACATGGCCACTCTGGTAGACTCACTGGAAGAAATCGGCTATGAAGATGGTCACAACCTCTTCGGCGCCCCCTATGACTTCCGCTATGGCCTCTCTGCCGAAGGCCACCCCAGCCAAGTGGGTACTCAATACCTCCAGGACCTCAGGCAACTCATCGAAGCAGCTAGTGCCGCCAACGGCGGCAAGCCTGTCATCCTCCTCTCCCACAGCCTCGGTGGCCTCTTTGCCCTCCAACTCCTCGTTCGCAACCCCTTAACATGGCGTCGGAAATACATCAAACACCTGGTCACACTCTCCGCACCATGGGCTGGCACGGTTCAAGAGATGCTCACCTTCGCATCGGGATACACCCTCGGCATCCCCATCGTTGACCCATTGTTGGTTCGAGACGAGCAGAGGAGCTCGGAGAGCAATCTATGGCTTCTACCTTCGCCCACAGTGTTCGGTAAGAAGCCACTTGTCATGGCCCAAAACAAAACTTATTCAGCATACGATATACCACAGTTTCTCAAGGATATCGGATATAATGAAGGGGTTATTCCGTATAACACGAGGATATTACCGATGACCGAGAGATTGATGGAGGCCGGTGTGCCGGTGACTTGTATGGTTGGAACCGGGATCGAGACGCCAGAAGTGTTGTTCTATGGAACGGAGGGGTTTGACGTGCAACCCGAGATGGTATATGGGGATGGAGATGGGACTGTGAATATGGTAAGCTTGTTGGCACTTGAGTCAGAGTGGGCGGACTCGGCGAGACAGGTCCTGAAGGTGATTAAATTGCCAGGGGTGTCGCACGCATCCATTTTAAAAGATGGTGCAGCTTTGAAGGAGATTATTGGAGAGATTCGTGGTATTAACTCCGTTAGTCTGAGCTCTGTGCTCTAG